A window of Phenylobacterium sp. NIBR 498073 genomic DNA:
CTTCGGATTGCCGAGCACCAGCGCCCAGTAGGTCTTCTCGGCGCGGCGACGCGCGAACGCCCCCGACAGCTTGGCCGCCGCGCCGGGCGTCTTGCCGAGCACCAGCACGCCGGAGGTGTCGCGGTCCAGCCGGTGGACCAGGCGCGGGCGCTCCAGCCCCTCGCCCCAGGCGCTGAGCAGGCGGTCGACGTGCTTGGTGGTCTTCGTGCCGCCCTGGACCGCAAGGCCCGAGGGCTTGTTGATCACCAGGACCTCCTCGTCCTCGTAGATCACCAGCGACTTGGCGTAGGCGATGTCGCGCGGGTCGAGGCCGGGCTTGTCGCCGGGCTTGGGAGCGTCCGGCAGCGGCGGCACGCGGATCATCGCGCCGGCGGTCAGGCGCTGATCGGGCTTGGCGCGCGCGCCGTCCACCCGGATCTGCCCCGAGCGCGCCATTTTCTGAATCTGGATCTGCGAGACATGCGGCCAGCGCCGACGGAACCAGCGGTCCAGCCGCACCCCGTCTTCGCCAGGGTCGACGGCGATATTGCGAACTTCTCTCACGCGAACGCCCTCCGGGCCAAAAGCAGACCGACGAACAGCGCGCTCATCGAAAGTAACACCGAGGCCGTCGCATAGGTGAAGGCCTGACCATAGGTGCGGCGCTCCACCATCAGGGCGACCTCCAGCGAGAACGCCGAAAAGGTCGTGAAGCCGCCGAGCACCCCGACGCCCAGCAGGACGCGCAGCTTTTCCTGATCGCCGCCGCCGCGATGGGCGAGATAGCCCGCCAGCACACCCATCAGCAAGCCGCCCGACACGTTCGCGATGAAGGTCCCGAACGGCCAGTTCGGTCCCCATAGCCTGAGCGCCTGAACACCAAGGGCGTAGCGCGCCACAGCGCCGACGGCGCCTCCAGCGGCCACAAGTAACACCTTTTCCATGTACCCTTATGCGACGCGCCGGCCCTCCCGCGCAAACGGTCGGTTAATCGCACCGCGTCACGACGCGTTAAGGCCGTCCCGGCATGGTCCGAACCCAATTGGATTGCTGGATGACGGACGTGGCGGGCGAGAGCGGAGTAGAGGTCACGGTAGGACCTTCCGAAGGCTTGCCGCCCTGGACCTTCGCCACCAGCGAGCAGCGTATCCTCGCCCTCGACTATTCGATCGAGGAACTGGTCAGCCTGCGCCACGCCGCCACCGCCGCGCTGCGGATCCGCCCTGTGGTCCGCCACGTGAAGACCAGCGTCATCATCCCGACCTGGGCCTATGGCCGCCTGACCGACAGCGACGTCGAGGCCATCGACCGCGCCACGCTCGACTTCGCCAGCCGCCTGCGGCCGTCCGAGGCCGAAGCCAAGCTCCCGCTGATCATCCCCCAGTCGTTTCGCACCCTAGCGGGGCGCCGCGGCCGCGCCAGCCTGCCCGAGGCCGTTCACGGGTCGGCGCAGGCGTTGAAGACGCGCGTCATCGTCGAGGTCACCGAGATCAACCGCGGCACCCCGCCGGGCCGACTGAACGAAGTCGCCAGCCTGCTCGGCGCCATGTGCAAGGGGGTCTTCGGCCGCCTGCAGCCCGGCCGTGAGGCCGCCGCGCCCTTCAAGGACGTGCGGCTGCAGGCCCTGGCGTTCGACGCCGGAGATGTGGCCGGAACCGACAGCGATGTCGCCGCCGCTCTGCTGGAGGTCGGCGAGCAGATTCAGGGCCTGGCCCCCCTGCTGATCGCCCAGGGCCTCCCCGCGGAAGGCTTCTCCGACGTGGCCGAAGTCGCAGGCTTCACGCACGTGGCGACCCGCGCCCAGGAGACGCAGAAAGCTCAAGGTTAGAGACGCCCGCCGATCGTGCGCCGGACGTCCGCGGCGTTGTAGACCTGACCGGCGGCTGAAGCCGGCGGCGCGCCCCGCCCCATGATCACCTCGATGGTCTGGGTCAGGGCCGGGCCGCCGCCCAGGTTGAAGCTGGTGCCGACGCCTAGGCCCACGCCGCTGCTGTAGCCGCCGCTGCCGCCGCCTGCGCCCACCGACACCCGCGGCCCGCTGTCGACCCCGCTCTGGGCGACATAGCGGTCCACCACCCGGAACCAGTCGTAGCCGTCGGCCAGGGTCAGGTCCGCGGCCCGCAGCAGCGCGTAGTCGGAGACCTGGGCGATCGGCGCGCCCGGCCCGCCGCGGAACGTCACCCGGTAGCGGCCTGGCTCGATGCGCATTTCCGAGAAGCCGACGCCCTGGGCGCGGGTCGCCGGTCCATAGACAGTCGGGGCGGTGGCGCAGGCGCCGAGCGCGGCGCAGAGCGCGATAGTCGTTGTCAGGCGTCGCATGCGGGGGACCTCGCCAATGGCGCCGTTGGCACGGCACCCTGGCTAACGGTCAAGCCTGCGCGGTGTTCCCGGCCAGGCCCAGCACCTCGATCAGCGACTGCATGTCGGCCGGCGTCTCGGCGGTGATGGTCTTGGTCCCACCCGCCGGATGCGGAAAGCTCAGCGCCGCAGCGTGGAGCATCAACCGCGGCACAGGATGACCTCCGGCCATCAATGCGCCGCCGTAGCGCGCATCCCCCGCGATCGGCCGGCCGATCGAGGCCAGGTGCACGCGGATCTGATGCATCCGACCGGTCTGCGGATTGGCCTCGACCAGCGCCGCCCCCGCCCCGTTGGCCAGCGTCCGATAGCGGGTCAGAGCGGTCTCGGCGTCCGGATGATCGGCTGCGCAGACGCGCATATAAGCCTCACGCCCGGCCTCCTCGCGACGCAGGGCCGCTTCAATCACGCCGCCGGCCGGCTCCGGCGCGCCTGGGGTGACGATGGCCTGATAGGTCTTGGCGAAACGCCGCCCCATCATGTGTTTGCCCAGGAAGCTCGCCGCCGGCTTGGTCTTGGCGGTGAGGATCACCCCGGACGTGTCGCGGTCGAGCCGGTGGATCAGCCGCGGCCGCGCCTTGCCCGGCTTGGCGAAGGCCCACAGCAGTTCGTCCAGGGTGTTGACCTGCCCGCGCCCGCCCTGGCTGGAAAGGCCGGACGGCTTGTTGAGCGCCATGATGTCGGCGTCCTCGTAGATCACCAGGCTGCGGACCAGGGCGATCTCGTCGGCGGTCAGGGCGACAGGCTTGGGCTGGGCCTTCACCTTCGGCGGCGTGCGCGGCTTCACTTATGGCGGTTCCGCTGTTCTGCCCAACGCTCCAGGCGCTCTTTGATCCGCGCTTCGACGCCAACCTCCTTGGGCTCGTAGAAGCGCTGCCGGTCCATGCCGTCCGGGAAGTAGTTCTGCCCCGAAAAGCCGCCCTCGACGTCGTGGTCGTAGGCGTAGCCCTTGCCGTAGCCGAGGTCCTTCATCAGCTTGGTCGGGGCGTTGCGGATATGGGCCGGCGGCATCAGCGAGCCGGTCTCCCTGGCGGCCCGCTGGGCGGCCTTGAAGGCGGTGTAGACGGCGTTCGACTTCGGCGCGGCCGCCAGGTGCACCACCACCTGGGCCAGGGCCAGTTCGCCCTCGGGGCTGCCGAGGAAGTCGTAGGTGTCCTTGGCGGCGTTGGCCAGGACCAGCGCCATGGGGTCGGCTTCGCCGATGTCCTCGACCGCCATGCGGATCAGCCGCCGGGCGATGAACAGCGGGTCCTCCCCGCCGCCCAGCATCCGCGCCAGCCAGTAGAGCGCCGCGTCGGGGTCTGAGCCACGCACCGACTTATGCAGGGCCGAGATCAGGTTGTAGTGCTCTTCGCGGTCCTTGTCGTAAGCGGGGCTGCGCTTCTGAAGGATCTGGCCCAGGTCCTTGATCGACAAAGGCTTCGCCGCGCCGATGTTGAACAGCGTCTCGGTCAGGGTCAGCAGGTAGCGGCCATCGCCGTCGGCCATGGCGACCAGGGCCTGGCGCGCCTCAGGTTCGAGCGACAGCGGCCTTTGCTCGTG
This region includes:
- the crcB gene encoding fluoride efflux transporter CrcB, which produces MEKVLLVAAGGAVGAVARYALGVQALRLWGPNWPFGTFIANVSGGLLMGVLAGYLAHRGGGDQEKLRVLLGVGVLGGFTTFSAFSLEVALMVERRTYGQAFTYATASVLLSMSALFVGLLLARRAFA
- a CDS encoding RluA family pseudouridine synthase, producing the protein MREVRNIAVDPGEDGVRLDRWFRRRWPHVSQIQIQKMARSGQIRVDGARAKPDQRLTAGAMIRVPPLPDAPKPGDKPGLDPRDIAYAKSLVIYEDEEVLVINKPSGLAVQGGTKTTKHVDRLLSAWGEGLERPRLVHRLDRDTSGVLVLGKTPGAAAKLSGAFARRRAEKTYWALVLGNPKPSEGVMELHLVKKGVGDREMVVPADPKDPNADPAETEFVTVSRAAHRVAWMALRPHTGRTHQLRAHMLAMGHPILGDPKYKTDASAELSGSLKLQLHARRLTLPHPSRGTLILEAPISKELKEGFNRFGFDEHEADPEPFKARRRRH
- a CDS encoding replication-associated recombination protein A, with protein sequence MADLFEAAGLTPHAPSPLADRLRPQRLGEVVGQDHLLGPEGPIGRMAEAKRLSSMILWGPPGTGKTTIARLLAKEAGYEFQQISAVFSGVADLKKAFEQARMRRAAGQSTLLFVDEIHRFNRAQQDGFLPFVEEGIVTLVGATTENPSFELNGALLSRSQVYVLKRLDDEALESLLAKAEAHEQRPLSLEPEARQALVAMADGDGRYLLTLTETLFNIGAAKPLSIKDLGQILQKRSPAYDKDREEHYNLISALHKSVRGSDPDAALYWLARMLGGGEDPLFIARRLIRMAVEDIGEADPMALVLANAAKDTYDFLGSPEGELALAQVVVHLAAAPKSNAVYTAFKAAQRAARETGSLMPPAHIRNAPTKLMKDLGYGKGYAYDHDVEGGFSGQNYFPDGMDRQRFYEPKEVGVEARIKERLERWAEQRNRHK
- a CDS encoding RluA family pseudouridine synthase, with translation MKPRTPPKVKAQPKPVALTADEIALVRSLVIYEDADIMALNKPSGLSSQGGRGQVNTLDELLWAFAKPGKARPRLIHRLDRDTSGVILTAKTKPAASFLGKHMMGRRFAKTYQAIVTPGAPEPAGGVIEAALRREEAGREAYMRVCAADHPDAETALTRYRTLANGAGAALVEANPQTGRMHQIRVHLASIGRPIAGDARYGGALMAGGHPVPRLMLHAAALSFPHPAGGTKTITAETPADMQSLIEVLGLAGNTAQA